In Flammeovirga kamogawensis, the sequence GAAATCAAGGCGTATTAATAACCCAAGGAGGTAGATTTGGAGGTTTTGCTCTTAGAGTAGATAAAGCAGGATATGTGTATTATGAATATTGTAATGCGGTAGATAAATACTCAATAAAATCATCAATTAAAGTGCCATCTGGTACAAAACAAATAGAAGCGAAGGTTATAATGGACGAAAAGAAACCTTACACACCAGCTACTATTTATTTGTCTTTTGATGGTAAAAAAGCAGGCAATGGGCGTATTGAGAAAACACTCCCTAATTTATATTCTTTAGATGAAACCCTTGACATTGGTAGAGATTCAGGAACAGCTGTTACAGAAAATTATAACGTTAAAAATTCTAAGTACACAGGAATACTAAATAACGTTGAGTTAAACTTGATTGACTCGTATAAGAATTCAGATTTAAGTAAATAAATAGCTTTCGTAGAATTTAAAGGCCTAGGATATTTCTAGGCCTTTTTTACGTCTGAAGGAGAATAGCCAAAATGCTTTTTATACGTCCTACTCATATGTGATAAATGTGTATAACCTAACACATCACTTATATCTACCAAAGTTCTATCTGTATTTCGTATCAGTCTATCCACCTCTTCTATTCTATGCTTATTAAAAAATTGAAGAATTGGCATTCCATATACTTTTTTAAATGTTCTATGTAGTTTTGATAAACTCATCCCAACGTTTTCACTTAAAATTTTAAGATTAGGCTGGATAGTATAATCTTCTAATAATTGATCTTTAAGCATAACCATTTGTTTTATATCAGAAGGATGGATATTAAAAGCAATGTGTTTTTGATTGTTTGTTTCTAAAACACGCTTAAACATGGTCAATATCTCAATTGCTTTACCTAAAAAAATCCCTCTTCGAATATCTTTTTGATGCATCACATTAAAGATATCATTTACTAAAACATTTATTTCAGGCAATAAAGAACTGTAATAAAACCACGGCATTTTATTTTCCATTAACTGCGTAATAACCGTGTTACTATTATCTGCCAATAGATGAAATTTATCTTTTGGGAAACGAATAAAAACCCATTTTAAGGCTGAGTTTTCTTCTGATGTAATAGAGAATTCTTGGTTGCCATTATAGATATAAATACATTCTCTACTGTTATGTTTTGTGGCATTATCACCTTCAAATTTACCTGTAAAGCCTATTCGAATACCTATAAAATCTGCGTCTTGTCCATTTCTATTATTATAAACAAATGCTCTTTTTAATTTTAAAGAAGTAACACCAATATTTATGTCTTCAAGAAAATTATAGCATACAGAATTGATAAAACCAAAATCATCTGAATCGATCAATAACTCTTCACCATCCCAATTTCCCCCATAAGTCTGTTGTAATTGAGAGAAAAATTCAAATACATTTTTCTCATCACCTTCTAGTATATCCATAAAATAAAGATGATAAAAAAATAGATCGGTCAAAAGTCTAATTCAACCTTTTTTGTAATAGTGTAAATGTATTATTCTAACTGTATAATCACATTTATAAACCAATATTCTTTATTCAGCTAAAAAATAAACGCTGTATATAAATTGAATTTAAAGGTTTAAAACAGCTATTTTCATTTATTTAAACTGAAAAAAGAGATGAAAAGTAAACTATTTTAAGAGATGTACTGTTATAAAATTAGAATACGAGACAAGATATTACATTGTAAGAAATTTAAAATCTTGCAAGAATAGATCAACTAAAATGCTCAATTCTATTGATTTGTATGTGAAACATGACCAAGTAAATCATATTAATCAATTCCATGCGACCACCACCATATCAACTGAGAGAACCACCATTCTTTATTATTAAATGATATGATTATGAGAGCTGCATTATTTTGTATTTCCCTTCTTATTGGTTTAGTTTCTTGTACAGAGACACCTTCAATTTTACCAAAAGATCCAAATCAAATTCAATTGATTAAAGACACTGTTGAGGAGTCACCGACTAGTTTAGATACAACTACGGTTATACCAACCAATCAATTGATAATTCACCCCTAAATTTACAAATAAAAAAAGCTGCAGATTTATAACCCGCAGCTATTCATTACATTTATCAAGAACCTAATTTACAATATCATTAAATTTCACTTTAATAATGGTCTCCATTTGTGCTTTCAAATCCGCTTTTACTTCAGCATATTTTTTATCTGATGCAACATTTTTCCATTCATAAGGGTCTGTAAAATGATTGTATAATTCTTCTTTACCATCGGTGTAATGTATATACCTCCACTTTTCTGTTCTGTATGAATAATTTTGCTCGTTCACTTTAAAGTTTTTAGATACTGCTCCCCAAACTCCTTTTACGCTTAAAGCTCCTTCAGGTCCTTCCCATTTTTTTGTTTTAGGATTTTCTATGAAAGGTATAACACTATATCCTCCTAATTCTGCACCACCTTCTGCTTTTAAATTAGAGGCCTCAATACCTGCAAAGTCTAACACTGTTGGGTAAAGATCTACCAAACTTACAGGGTGCGTTACCACTTGATTTTTCTTTGCTTTTGGATCTCTTATAACATAAGGAATTCTTGTTGCCTCTTCGTACACTGTATTTTTAAAAAGTAGCTCTTTTTCGCCCATTTGCCAACCATGGTCTGAAGTGAAAATTACAACTGTATTGTCTGCAAGTCCAGAAGCTTCTAAACCTTCTAGTACAGTTCCAATCTGAGCATCAACAAAAGCTACACAGGCTAAATATGCTTGTAAAAATGTTTTTAATGCTAATTCTCTATCACCATTATACGATGATAATAAATCTCTATAATATCTAGAACCTTTACCTTTTGTACCGAATATTTCTTGATAGTAAATATCATCCGTATCATCTGCAGTCCACTTATCTAACTCGATTTTATCTAAAGGAAACATGTCAAAATATTTATCTGGAGCATGTAAAGGAGTATGAGGTCTTACAAATCCGATCCCCATAAAAAATGGTTTTTCAGTTTTAGTATTTGCAAATTCTTTAAATTTATTGACTGCCCATTCAGCATGCTTTTCATCATATAATAAATCTCTATCACTGTCAGAGTTGTATTTAACAGGTTTCATGTTCCACCCTTCAACTAAACCAGGAACACCTCTCTCCCCATTATGATTGGGCATTTCCGAAATTCTACCATACGATCCATCAATTGGTCCAATTTTATTAAAGGGAGCAGGAACCGAAGGATGTGCAGCTAATTTGTCGCCATTATAATAAAATGGTCCATAATTATGTTTAATATCAAGCCCCCATTCGTTCCATACTTCTTTTTCGTTAGCATGCATTAATTTACCTGAAGCCAATGTATAATAACCATTTTCCTTTAAGACTTGTACAAATGTTTTATTATGTTTTAATACTTTCTGTTTTAAATGTGGTGTCCAACCAAAATCTGAAGATGCTGAAGGATAAACCCCAGTAAATAAACTATTTCTAGAAGGCTGGCAAACAGGAATGTTAGATTGAGCATTAAGAAAACGTGTACCTGATTTTGCTAATTTATCAATGTTAGGTGTTTTAGCTTGTGGATGTCCTCCAAATACTCCTTGATAATCATTAAGATCATCACACATTATAAAAAGTATATTTGGTTTGTCTTTCTTTTTTTGTGCATAGTTATCATGAACAAAAAGAAAGGAACAAAAAAGGATAGTAATAAGTAATCTATTCATGTCAGTGAAATCAAAAAATATAGAATTGCTATTTAATAAATGCAATCTACCCATTTAAATAAAGTGATATAAGCACTCAGTATTTCAACACTAGTACAAAATTGATCAATTAAATTTGGATTAGTAAAAATAAGCTTTGCATAGCTAATTATATTACTACTGTTGTGGAATTATTAATCTTAATGGAGTGCCATTTTTTTCTGGATATAAAGCTTCCATTTGTGTTAACTCAATTTCTAATTTCACCATCATTTCATTCAACTTTACTGGATTATCAGTAGCTAAATTTGTTGTCTCATAAGGATCGTTACTAATATTATACAATTCATATTTTGGTCCTTTTTTAATTTGATAATGGTAAATTATTTTCCAATCGTTATCAATAAAACTCGTAAAGTAACTAGACCTATGCTTGTGTGGAAAGTGATTTATAAACTCATTTGTTCTTTTCTTATTCTCTTTCCCGTTAAACTGAGTTTTTAAAGAAAAACCATCTGTAATATATTGTTCAGGTATTTCTGTTGCTGATAGTTCGCACACCGTTGAAAATAT encodes:
- a CDS encoding sulfatase, giving the protein MNRLLITILFCSFLFVHDNYAQKKKDKPNILFIMCDDLNDYQGVFGGHPQAKTPNIDKLAKSGTRFLNAQSNIPVCQPSRNSLFTGVYPSASSDFGWTPHLKQKVLKHNKTFVQVLKENGYYTLASGKLMHANEKEVWNEWGLDIKHNYGPFYYNGDKLAAHPSVPAPFNKIGPIDGSYGRISEMPNHNGERGVPGLVEGWNMKPVKYNSDSDRDLLYDEKHAEWAVNKFKEFANTKTEKPFFMGIGFVRPHTPLHAPDKYFDMFPLDKIELDKWTADDTDDIYYQEIFGTKGKGSRYYRDLLSSYNGDRELALKTFLQAYLACVAFVDAQIGTVLEGLEASGLADNTVVIFTSDHGWQMGEKELLFKNTVYEEATRIPYVIRDPKAKKNQVVTHPVSLVDLYPTVLDFAGIEASNLKAEGGAELGGYSVIPFIENPKTKKWEGPEGALSVKGVWGAVSKNFKVNEQNYSYRTEKWRYIHYTDGKEELYNHFTDPYEWKNVASDKKYAEVKADLKAQMETIIKVKFNDIVN
- a CDS encoding helix-turn-helix transcriptional regulator, which codes for MDILEGDEKNVFEFFSQLQQTYGGNWDGEELLIDSDDFGFINSVCYNFLEDINIGVTSLKLKRAFVYNNRNGQDADFIGIRIGFTGKFEGDNATKHNSRECIYIYNGNQEFSITSEENSALKWVFIRFPKDKFHLLADNSNTVITQLMENKMPWFYYSSLLPEINVLVNDIFNVMHQKDIRRGIFLGKAIEILTMFKRVLETNNQKHIAFNIHPSDIKQMVMLKDQLLEDYTIQPNLKILSENVGMSLSKLHRTFKKVYGMPILQFFNKHRIEEVDRLIRNTDRTLVDISDVLGYTHLSHMSRTYKKHFGYSPSDVKKA